A section of the Acomys russatus chromosome 10, mAcoRus1.1, whole genome shotgun sequence genome encodes:
- the Ppp1r3a gene encoding protein phosphatase 1 regulatory subunit 3A has product MYVFLNFSSKEESLLTPEENKFENLKFTDTYIPTIICSHEDKDDLGGNHQNVKDIINKEHDKHNEKELDLMINQQLITSRDEKNTFSTDPANFTNKAEGSGKRREHCETHTDLFRRPLSPSSSPESSLKRDFYHSRNYSPGNEYGHLPSEEILSEVGEIEPLLGDARSDELMQSNLCSKEVLDDNANPAHGSGRVQTMCSSSDQLTAGSLKNNEAGVKKPGIKDYKHPSRDFCLEASSNLEESNASSKDDCAKEKEQKSCLGVNENPSKTFQAVVQNQERQMGHPKISIEGAEVNNQDLTSLLSKDAVDPTAATKTKVSGREEGCQGTNLEPTVSYLDSPRNGNDLTDDYLFQAEQKKSDSSNLAVHNMNTQHKNNWNVLERQPRGIESNMTEHIKEQPECKDLWEKRANTGTLRATPTEQLFTCQETECHELSSLADHGIAEKAQAVTAYIIKTTLERTPESMPAGGKAIIAKLPQETARSDKPIEVKETAFDPHEGRKDDSHYPLCHGDAASVIHDNDFERESRLDICNVRVDELEKEETTSTRNPRKTYDKENRGIGCLTSTDEPSQVITGTQKATSKLDLHLGVLPTDRAVFPENTDLELLQELSRRTDINAVRFAFNSDAPGASQGSSQVYRRHSKKSEPSHGWPVVEEKAVTNTTLQSTPTKSEYNRHPESEILARAVSNPEDGSKFSEIIESDNGRERSVDLILQQNEGRLEKPQGPMILISEPLETLDKARLENEGLMHYGQPQCSVSDKGSVSSISGTLPAHEVQAQGRASLLSTCIDSKVPYFLLFLIFLAAVYYYDLMIGLAFYLFSLYWLYWEGGRQRESVKKK; this is encoded by the coding sequence ATAAACCAACAGCTAATAACTTCCCGGGATgaaaagaacacattttcaaCAGATCCAGCCAATTTCACTAATAAAGCTGAGGGGTCAGGGAAGAGGCGAGAGCATTGTGAAACCCACACTGACTTGTTCCGAAGGCCTTTGTCTCCAAGTTCGTCACCAGAAAGCTCCTTAAAGAGAGATTTCTACCACAGCAGAAACTATTCCCCAGGAAATGAATATGGTCATCTACCTTCAGAGGAGATTCTCTCAGAAGTGGGAGAAATAGAGCCATTACTGGGAGATGCTAGGTCTGATGAACTAATGCAATCGAACCTTTGCAGCAAAGAAGTCCTGGATGATAATGCCAACCCAGCCCATGGGAGTGGCAGAGTACAAACCATGTGTTCTTCCTCTGATCAACTAACTGCAGGTAGTCTTAAGAACAATGAAGCAGGAGTCAAGAAACCTGGGATAAAAGATTACAAACACCCAAGCAGAGATTTCTGTTTAGAGGCATCCTCAAATCTGGAAGAATCAAATGCATCTTCCAAAGATGATTGTGCCAAGGAGAAGGAGCAGAAATCATGCTTAGGTGTTAATGAAAACCCAAGCAAGACTTTTCAGGCAGTGGTCCAGAACCAGGAGAGACAAATGGGGCACCCCAAAATAAGCATCGAAGGAGCTGAAGTTAATAACCAAGACTTGACCAGTCTACTAAGCAAAGACGCAGTAGATCCCACTGCTGCAACAAAGACAAAGGTGAGTGGGAGAGAAGAAGGCTGTCAAGGTACTAATTTAGAACCAACAGTTTCTTATCTTGATTCTCCAAGAAATGGCAACGATCTGACAGATGATTATCTTTTTCAAGCTGAACAGAAAAAATCAGATTCTAGTAATCTTGCAGTCCATAATATGAACACACAGCATAAAAACAATTGGAATGTTCTGGAACGTCAGCCAAGAGGGATTGAATCAAATATGACCGAGCATATCAAAGAACAACCAGAGTGTAAAGACCTGTGGGAAAAAAGAGCTAACACAGGGACCCTGAGAGCTACTCCTACAGAACAATTGTTTACCTGCCAAGAGACAGAATGCCATGAACTGTCTTCTCTAGCTGATCATGGTATTGCCGAGAAAGCACAAGCAGTTACAGCTTATATAATTAAGACAACATTAGAAAGAACTCCAGAAAGCATGCCTGCTGGAGGAAAAGCCATAATTGCTAAGCTACCTCAAGAGACAGCACGAAGTGACAAGCCCATCGAGGTAAAAGAAACAGCGTTTGATCCAcatgaagggaggaaggatgacTCACATTATCCCCTTTGTCATGGAGATGCAGCAAGTGTAATCCATGACAATGATTTTGAAAGAGAGTCCCGGTTAGATATTTGTAATGTACGTGTGGATGAACTGGAGAAGGAGGAAACCACATCGACACGCAATCCCAGGAAGACATATGACAAGGAGAATCGTGGAATTGGATGTTTAACATCTACAGACGAACCTTCACAGGTCATTACAGGCACTCAAAAAGCCACGTCAAAACTAGATTTACATTTGGGAGTGTTACCAACAGACAGAGCAGTATTCCCGGAAAATACAGATCTTGAGCTGCTTCAAGAACTATCAAGGAGAACAGACATCAACGCTGTTCGCTTTGCATTTAACTCAGACGCTCCCGGTGCCTCTCAGGGCAGTTCTCAAGTTTACAGACGCCACTCTAAAAAATCAGAACCCTCTCACGGATGGCCAGTGGTTGAAGAAAAAGCAGTTACTAACACAACACTCCAGTCTACTCCTACCAAATCAGAATATAATCGCCACCCAGAAAGTGAGATCCTGGCCCGTGCCGTGTCTAACCCTGAAGACGGTTCcaaattttcagaaataatagAGTCAGATAACGGAAGAGAACGAAGTGTGGATCTGATCCTCCAACAAAATGAAGGTAGATTGGAAAAACCCCAAGGCCCAATGATTTTAATCAGTGAACCTCTTGAGACCCTGGATAAGGCAAGGTTGGAAAATGAAGGATTAATGCATTATGGACAACCACAGTGCAGTGTGAGTGACAAAGGATCAGTGAGCTCTATTTCAGGTACTCTCCCTGCCCACGAAGTCCAAGCTCAAGGCAGGGCATCTCTGCTCTCAACATGCATCGACTCTAAAGTACcgtatttccttttgtttctgataTTTCTCGCAGCTGTCTACTACTATGACTTAATGATAGGCTTGGCGTTCTACCTTTTTTCCCTGTACTGGTTGTACTGGGAAGGGGGGAGGCAAAGAGAGTCTGTCAAAAAAAAGTGA